Proteins encoded together in one Impatiens glandulifera chromosome 1, dImpGla2.1, whole genome shotgun sequence window:
- the LOC124930148 gene encoding uncharacterized protein LOC124930148 — protein sequence MPREISHYLVRQFDYSKCAFTLENGEEVKIEEEDVQMILGLPRGELDIIEYENIETDDKLKAFRTRWGNPVNGAPLVPMKMIENKAADNNFKIDFVLFMVSYFLWCDHLSQVSRHRILKSISDVDNIKKFNWCKFVFEGLVNSCEKWKGNEKRHYQGPQTFLILCYVYKVSNPELGGINDYRFPILSCWNDTMLKFRLDTEWANGGFGRGSDVGRIPLSPLQNEKTTKDEGEYEETYQDRGQTRRWI from the exons atgccccgggAGATCTCTCATTATCTAGTCAGACAGTTTGACTATAGTAAATGTGCATTCACCCTAGAGAATGGTgaggaagtgaaaatcgaagaagaggatgttcaaATGATATTGGGTCTCCCTAGAGGGGAGCTGGACATTATAGAATACGAGAATATCGAGACCGATGACAAGTTGAAggcatttaggactcgatggggtaaccctGTTAATGGCGCCCCTTTAGTGCCAATGAAAATGATTGAGAACAAAGCAGCTGACAACAATttcaagatagacttcgtattatttATGGTCAGCTActttctctggtgtgatcaccTGAGTCAAGTTTCCAG GCATAGAATcctgaaatctatttcagatgttgaTAATATTaagaagttcaattggtgcaaatttgtatTTGAAGGATTAGTTAATTCATGTGAAAAATGGAAGGGTAATGAAAAACGACATTACCAAGGACCACAGACATTCCTTATT CTGTGCTACGTGTATAAAGTGAGCAACCCTGAACTGGGAGGAATTAATGATTATCGATTTCCTatactgtcatgttggaatgacacgaTGTTGAAGTTTAGGCTGGATACGGAGTGGGCAAATGGAGGATTCGGACGTGGAAGCGATGTTGGACGCATTCCACTATCACCTCTTCAGAACGAGAAGACAACTAAGGATGAGGGGGAGTACGAAGAGACATATCAGGATAGGGGGCAAACGAGGAGGTGGATATGA